GCATGCCGTACACGATCGATCCGGATTTCGCCCCGGTCCTCCCCGCACCGGACCTCGCCGCCGCGCGCACACCCGCCCCGGCCCGCGACGTGACCACCCTGCGCACGTCGATGAACCAGGCCGTCGCGCACACCCTCGCCGCGAACGCCGTCCCGGCCGACGTCACCCGCACCGACCACCACGCGACCGCCGCGGACGGAACGACGATCCTCCTGCGCTGGTACGCCAAGGACGGCGCGGCCCCTGGCTCGGCCGTGCTGTTCCTGCACGGCGGCGGCATGATCTCCGGCTCGGTCGACGCGTTCGACACCACCGTCGCCCGGTACGTCTCCGCCAGCGGCGTGCCGATGCTGTCCGCCGAGTACCGGCTCGCCCCCGAACACCCGTACCCGGCACCGCTCGAGGACGCCTGCACCGCCCTCACCTGGCTGCACGAACACGCCGGCGACCTCGGCGTCGACCCGAACCGGATCGCCGTGCTCGGCGAGAGCGCCGGCGGTGGGCTCGCCGCCACCCTGGCCGTCCTCGCCCGCGACCGCGGCGGCCCGGCCATCGCCCGCCAGATCCTGATCCAGGCGATGCTCGACGACCGTGCCACGATCCCCGACGACCACCTGCCGCCGTACGTCATCTGGTCCCACCAGGACCACGCCACCGTCTGGCAGGCCTACCTCGGCGACCTCGCCGAATCTCCGGACCTCCCCGCGACCGCCGCGGCGGCCCGCCTCACCGACCCGGCGGGCCTGCCGCCCGCATACCTCGAGATCGGCCAGCTCGACATCCTCCGCGACGAGAACATCGCCTACGCGACGCTCCTCGGCCGCGCCGGCATCGACGTCGAGCTGCACGTGCACCCGGGCGTCCCCCACGGCTTCGACCAGATCCTCCCGCACAGCGACATCGCCCGCCGCGCCACCGCCGACCGCGTCCGCGTCCTCAGATCCGTCTGACCCGGCGACAGCGAACGCACCGCCCGGCACGGCCGAGGCGGACCGCTCCGGGAGCCACGCCGCGGCGGGCGTCAGACCGCGGGGCGGGCCTGGCGGAGCGTGGTGACCGTCATGTGCACCGTGCGCGGGCCGGCGATGCCGTCGGCGGGCAGACCGACGGCGGTCTGGAAGCGGCGGGACAGCGCGCCGGGCGCGCTTCGGCCGAGCCGGACCCGCGGGGAACCGTCCGGGGGTAGCCGCACGGCGTACCCCCGAATCGGGTCTAGAGCGTGTATCGAAGTCAGAGCCAGATGTTGATGCAGGCGATCTGGACGGTGGCTTCGTAGCGGACGGCGAGTTTGTCGTACCGGGTCGCGACCGCGCGGTGCTGCTTCAGCCGGCTGATCCCGCGTTCGATGGTGTTCCGTTGTTTGTACCGCTCAGCATCGAAGTCGTAGGGCCGGCCGCCGGCTGCACCCTTCCGGGTGCGGCCGGCGGCCTGGTCGGTCTTGATCGGGATGACACAGGTGATCCGGCGGCGGCGCAGATAGGCGCGGTTGGCCCGGCTGGAGTAGGCCTTATCGGCCATCACCGCCTCCGGCCGGGTTCTCGTCCGGCCGGACAGTTTCACGACCTTCACCCGTTCCAAGACCTTGACGAACTGCGGGCTGTCGCCCCGGTGCCCGGCCGTGACCACGATCGCCATGG
This genomic window from Catenuloplanes niger contains:
- a CDS encoding alpha/beta hydrolase, which encodes MPYTIDPDFAPVLPAPDLAAARTPAPARDVTTLRTSMNQAVAHTLAANAVPADVTRTDHHATAADGTTILLRWYAKDGAAPGSAVLFLHGGGMISGSVDAFDTTVARYVSASGVPMLSAEYRLAPEHPYPAPLEDACTALTWLHEHAGDLGVDPNRIAVLGESAGGGLAATLAVLARDRGGPAIARQILIQAMLDDRATIPDDHLPPYVIWSHQDHATVWQAYLGDLAESPDLPATAAAARLTDPAGLPPAYLEIGQLDILRDENIAYATLLGRAGIDVELHVHPGVPHGFDQILPHSDIARRATADRVRVLRSV
- a CDS encoding peptidoglycan-binding domain-containing protein, coding for MRLPPDGSPRVRLGRSAPGALSRRFQTAVGLPADGIAGPRTVHMTVTTLRQARPAV